GCTGTAGTCCATCTATTTAAGTTTGATTCCTCTATTTAAGTTTGATGTATTGTATGACTGTTTTTAGTGAGCCTTCAGCTAGAAGATATCTTCCTGCccttaactgaaataaaactcAATGCAGACACCATACTATGATGTCTTCCGAGACCCTCCGTGTGACCCCGTCTCCATGTCCCTCCGTGTGACCCCTTCTCCATGTCCCTCCGTGTGACCCCGTCTCCATGTCCCTCCGTGTGACCCCATCTCCATGTCCCACCCTTTGACCCTGTCTCCATGTCCCTCTGTGTGACTCCGTCTCCATGTCCCTCCGTGTGACCCCGTCTTCATGTCCCTCCGTGTGACCCCATCTCCATGTCCCTCCGTGTGACCCCATCTCCATGTCCCTCCGTGTGACCCCGTCTCCGTGTCCCTCGTGTGACCCCGTCTCCGTGTCCCTCCGTGTGACCCCGTCTCCATGTCCCTCCGTGTGACTCCGTCTCCATGTCCCTCCGTGTGACCCCGTCTTCATGTCCCTCCGTGTGACCCCATCTCCATGTCCCTCCGTGTGACCCCGTCTCCATGTCCCTCTGTGTGACCCCGTCTCCATGTCCCTCCGTGTGACCCCGTCTCCGTGTCCCTCCGTGTGACTCCGTCTCCATGTCCCTCCGTGTGACCCCGTCTCCATGTCCCTCCGTGTGACCCCGTCTCCATGTCCCTCCGTGTGACTCCGTCTCCGTGTCCCTCCGTGTGACCCCGTCTCCGTGTCCCTCCGTGTGACCCCGTCTCCGTGTCCCTCCGTGTGACCCCGTCTCCGTGTCCCTCCGTGTGACCCCATCTCCATGTCCCTCCGTGTGACCCCGTCTTCATGTCCCTCCGTGTGACCCCGTCTTCGTGTCCCTCTGTGTGACCCCGTCTTCATGTCCCTCCGTGTGACCCCATCTCCATGTCCCTCCGTGTGACCCCATCTCCATGTCCCTCCGTGTGACCCCATCTCCATGTCCCTCCGTGTGACCCCGTCTCCATGTCCCTCCGTGTGACCCCGTCTCCGTGTCCCTCCGTGTGACCCCGTCTCCATGTCCCTCTGTGTGACCCCGTCTCCATGTCCCTCCGTGTGACCCCGTCTCCATGTCCCTCCGTGTGACCCCGTCTCCGTGTCCCTCCGTGTGACCCCGTCTCCATGTCCCTCCGTGTGACTCCGTCTCCATGTCCCTCCGTGTGACCCCGTCTCCATGTCCCTCCGTGTGACCCCGTCTCCATGTCCCTCCGTGTGACTCCGTCTCCGTGTCCCTCCGTGTGACTCCGTCTCCGTGTCCCTCCGTGTGACCCCGTCTCCATGTCCCTCCGTGTGACCCCGTCTCCATGTCCCTCCAGGTACAGCGGGGTGTTGTCGGCTTATGGCCTGGCCTTAGCAGACGTGGTGGAGGAGGTCCAGGAGCCGTGTTCTCTTCAGTACTGCCCCGGTTCCTTCTCTGAGCTGGACCGCAGGGTGGAGCAACTGACACAGCGCTGCACAGAGACCCTAAGGGGCCGCGGCTTCAGCGGGTCAGACGCAACACACACTAGCAtgaatacacacgcacacactcggggggaggggcagtgtgtgtgtgtgtgttgtccttcTCAATGGGACATTCTGTTCACACACTCCTGTGGATCCCCTTGTCCTCTCTAGCTCTTATCCTCCCTCCTTTTCGTCTTCTCCTCACCTTTTTTCACTGTCCGTCTTTCCCTCACCCCCCAACTTTCTCCCgttctctcttttcctcaccCCCCAACTTTCTCCCgttctctcttttcctcaccCCCCAACTTTCTCCCgttctctcttttcctcaccCCCCAACTTTCTCccgttctctctttccctcatcaGTTGTTTGTGTTTGATCATTTCGAACCGACTGATGCTTTGCCTTCCCTCTCGCTGTCAGCGCCCAGATAACCACTGAGGTGTTCCTCCACCTGCGCTACCAGAAGACAGACTGCGCTCTCATGGTGACCGCCGCAGGTTACCCTGGCAACTCTCAGTCCTGCAGGTCTGGGGACTTCTGCAGTGCCTTCACTGAGCGGTGAGCACGTCGGCGcctcctcttcacctcctcGTTGCTCCGTACCAAAAGCCCAATGATCTCAAATCTACTGTGAAGGGTGTACTCCTCACTCTGACCCAGTCATGTTCCCTCTGAAACGTTCCTGTGCCTCTGcctgctccctccctctttcccctaACCAGTTACCGGAAGGAGTTTGGCTTCACCATCTCAGACAGACCCATCATGGTTGATGACATCAGAGTCAGGGGCTCTGGGAAATCTGGTATTAAATCAGTAACCCACACCAAGAGGGGACTCGATGTTCCCAAAGCCACTACGGTAGAGACCGTAGTATTACGGTGGATTTGATGACATTACTGGATATATCCTGGAATCCTCACGCTGGACTGAAACTCCTCTGTGTCCCCTCTCTGTTCTGTCACCAAGACAACCAAGTGTTACTTCGAGGACGGTTACCTGGAGACCAGTGTTTACCTGTGTGAGGACCTGCCGTGTGACCACAGCATCTCAGGTCCGGCCATCATCATAGAcaagaacaggtgtgtgtgtcagagattAAAAGCCAGAGTTGAGTCGATCTACAATTACATTAATGACATCAATAATCCCTCCATGGCTCAACCACCATTGGTTCTAATACAGATTCAGTGCTTTGCTATGGTTATTAGAACTTTGACCCACCTCAGGCCCAATCCCAGGTGGGTAAAACCTTGTTCACCGACTCTGCCCCTCTGCCACTAATTTGAAGGCCACTGTGCCTATAACGCAGTCCAAACTGTTGAATGACCATTTTACAGTGAATTGGGTTTGCTATTCTTATTGTCTTTTCAGGTCTGTTTTAAATCTGTATAttgtacatgtttttattttgtttttataccgGGCACCAATGTAAATAAGATACTGGTCTCAGTTGGTTAtccctgtataaataaaataaaaataaaacactaactgAGATTCACCCCCTGTGTAGAAATGTGTGCCTGGATGTCCGGAGAGAGTCTGAGTGCATGGGTGTTTAAGATGTGTCGGTCTGGGGTTGGTTCCAGCACCATCCTGGTGGAGCCCAGCTGTGTGGCCCAGCTCACAGAGGGGGGCGACGTGTGCATCTCAGTGGGCTCCGATCCCTACTGCCTTCTGGGTACCGAGCTCAACACCGTGCAGCTCTCCATCTTCTCCCATCGCTTCATGAGCATCGCAGGTCAGTTAATGCCCGAGAGGAGCGAGCGATGGAGAacctcgggggggggggggtgttgatgATGAAAGGAGGAAGAAACTTTAATCCTGGATCTCTCTGAAGTCTCCTGTGATCTTGTCCCACCACAGAGCAGATGGGCCGGGTGTTACAGCGTACCTCCATCTCCACCAACATCAAGGAGCGGCTGGACTTCTCCTGCGCTGTTTTCGGTCCCGACGGAGGCCTGGTGTCCAACGCCCCTCACATCCCGGTCCACCTGGGAGCCATGCAGGAGACGGTTCAGTATCAGGTGGGGGATGCacgacccacacacacacacggttacaCACGTCCACACGTTGTAGGGCAATTAAAACGCTGGCGGAAGAAATCATTAGGGAGGAAGTCTCCTCTGTTGTATTTGCCTCACAGCGTCGTGTCCTTCCTAATATTTCTCCTTGTCTTTCCGCAGATCAAGTCGATAGGGAGCACCATTGAAGAGGGGGATGTGATTCTGAGCAATCATCCGTGTGCCGGAGGCAGTCACCTCCCTGACCTTACGGTCATCACTCCAGTGAGTTTCACTCCCGAACGCTCGGCAGAAACGTGAACACTTCCACGGGTTCGTTACGCTTCACTGGGTTTTGTtacgctccccccccccccccctctctcgtCCTGTCAGGTGTTCAGGAGAGGTGTGAGCGGGCCAGTGTTCTTCGTGGCCAGCAGGGGGCACCATGCCGACATTGGGGGGATCACCCCGGGCTCAATGCCCCCCCACTCCACGTCCCTGCAGCAGGAGGGGGCTGTCTTCACCTCCTTTAAACTGGTAACCGCCGGAGTCTTCCAGGAGGAGGGTGAGAAAAGGCTGTGCAGCAGAGGCAACATGAAAGGAAGATCCAGTGTGTTTGGCAGAAGGCCTGCGATAAAGTATCTGCTTGGCACGGACATTAATTGGGGcctaatgtgttgtgttatcgGTTGGGTATGGAGTCTGGTGTTGGCTGCTGGTCAATTTTGAGTGTGAAGACGTGGTTTCACAAGAGGACTTGTGGAGCTCCACTTTCACACCAGGCATCTCACCTGACTAGTTTAAATCCTCGGAATTCAAAGCTCTCTGAGAATGTGTTTGTAGGAACGTTTCCATGGGTTCCTGCtgatctctctgttcctctcgccccccccccccccccccccccctctcatcTACCAGCTGTAACTGAAGCCCTCATGGCTCCGGCTCAATACCCGGACTGCTCCGGGACTCGCAATCTCCATGACAACCTGTCAGACCTGCGAGCTCAAGTGGCAGCGAATCAGAGAGGCAGCGCACTGGTGGGGGAGTTGATTGACAGTTATGGGCTGGCGGTGGTGCAGGCCTACATGGGTCACATCCAGGTGAGGGGATCCGGCTGTCTGGACAGAACCGGGCTGGCCTTTTGTTTCAGACTTTTAGGCAGGGATGATCCTGGTGTGTGCAACTGTGAGGGGCCTGTTGGAGCGGGGCTATACTTCACTGGCTGACCCTGAGTACTGGGTACATTACAAATTTGTGGGCGAGCGTCTGTGCTGAGgggtttgtgttttgtttgtctctGCGCGATCCGAACCCGCGCGACACCAGAGTAACGCGGAGCTGGCCGTGAGAGACATGCTGAAAGACTTTGCCCGTCGCCGGCGGCAAAAGACTGGTTCCCTGGATGTGGAGGCAGAGGACTTCATGGACGACGGGACACCAATCCGACTGAGGGTCCAGGTTAACGAGAAGGAGGTGGGCGGAGCTTAACGTGTACATTACTGGCGACCAGGCCAACACCCATCCACGAGGGTTGTTAAATTCAGGGAACATTCAGTGAAATCTCTCTCCAATATTACGTTGTAATATTCCCAAAATCGGCAGAAAATATGCTGGAAATCATTAATCTTACTAACAGCAAGAAAGATCTGTAGTTTTGGATGCTTAATCAGCATGGTACAATCTGTTGTTCATgtggtgtgttgatgtggttCTCCCAGGGCAGCGCAGTGTTTGACTTCACAGGGACAGGCACCGAGGTCTGGGGGAACTGTAATGCCCCACGCGCCATCACCTTCTCCGCCCTCATCTACTGCCTGCGCTGCATGGTGGGCCAGGACATCCCCCTAAACCAGGTTAGCGGGCGCTCCAAGGCCACACACTGTAGGGAATGGAATGGAACGCTTGCGCTAGTACCCCCCCTGGTGGTCAACACCAGGCACTGCAGGCTGGATGCAAAGTAAAGGGGGGGTGTTGTGCTAGTCTCAGCTATGTTATGGCTGTCTTTGTCTCAGGGCTGCCTCGCGCCGATCAGAGTGATCATTCCAGACGGCTCCATCCTCCAGCCGTCCCAAGACGCAGCTGTAGTGGGGGGTAACGTGCTGACGTCCCAGAGGGTGGTCGATGTCATCTTCCGCGCCTTCGAGGTCTGCGCCGCCTCACAGGTGGGTGCGGTGGCTGCCGCGGTTACGTGGCGAGGTGTCTTGATGAGAGTGTTTCCGGGCCGACCCCCTCATTCCCCCTCCCGTCCTCTCCTTCGTCAGGGCTGCATGAACAACGTGACTTTTGGCAGTGAGGGGAGCGGTTACTATGAGACGGTCGCCGGGGGCGCCGGGGCAGGGCCAGAATGGAACGGACGGAGCGGTGTCCACAGTCACATGACCAACACGCGCATCACCGACCCAGAGATTCTGGAGAAGAGGTGTGGCGGAAAGGGCGGTCTTTTGACCTCTCACATTTCACCAATGAGATAGTGGCGTCATTTGAAAAGCGAAGTAGATGGCCCTCTTTTATACACCTTCAGCCCTCAAAGGACATTTTGTATCGTCTCGTTCGGGTGTCCTTGCAAGCTCACTTACCCAAGCAAGGGAATGTGCCGATCAGTCGACTAACTAGCTACAGACCTTGAGTTGTCTGATCAGTGAGGTCTGACACAAACGTATAGGCCTCGAGTTGCTGATTGAATTTCACAATTCACGTCCACCAGCATTAGACGCTTCACCCTAATCAGACAGCTCAGTCTTTATGATTTAAAgctttgtttggttttggtcGGGATTCACCTGAGGGACTTGGTTTTCCTTCAGCCAGTGACTCAACACATTCAGTTCACTAGCAACCATGTCACGTCCCCTACTGACGCCAACCCTCACGCCACCTGTTCCTCCTGGGTCAGGTACCCTGTGGTCCTGGAGCAGTTCTCCCTAAGGCCCAACTCTGGGGGTGCAGGGAAGCACCGCGGGGGCGACGGGGTGATCCGGAAACTCCTCTTCCGGAACAAGGTTGTCCTGTCAATTCTGACCGAACGGCGCTCCACCCGACCATACGGACTCCATGGTAACCTCTCACCTATGACCCATCTCCCATCCTCTTCATTGTTCATGCAATatctgtgttgttttggttgATTCTGTATCTTTGTACTGATGTATCTTCTAGTCAAAACATCATCCATGTTTTTTGGTTCTCTGTGAGTCTTATCGTCTCTCTTCCtggtttttctctttctgtctctgtgtgtgtgtgtgtgtgtgtgtctctgtctctgtatgtgtttctctcctgtctgtctctcttagGGGGTGAGTCTGGGGCATCCGGCCTAAACCTGCTCCACAGAGCTGATGGTAGGGTCCTTAACCTGGGGGCCAAGACCACTGTGAACCTAGAGCCTGGGGTAAGACTGCACCACGTGGGGAAGTGTTGTTCTCATCACTGTAGTGTTCAGGCTTGGCGGCAGTGTGCTCATTACTCGCCTGACCGTGTTGAGTATGCCTGTGTTTGACAGGATGTGTTCTGCCTCTACACGCCTGGTGGAGGTGGATATGGCGAAAAGGACGAGCGAGCAGCTGGGAACGGAGCACCCGTGAAAAAACGCAGGCGCTTCAGTGAGACCTTCTCCGAGAGGGGCAGCGTGTTTGAATATCGAATGGCGCAAGAGGGTGTGTGAGAACGGCGCGCTGGGTAGAGATCTGGACACACGGACCCacgggtggtgggtgggggggactCAAAAGTAGGAATACCATGATGCAGCATGACACTGCCATGAAAGGAGAGGGCGCCGAAAGCCTGAGAGGGCATTAAAACCTCCGGTGAAATCGTATCAGTACTGTAGCGTTTCTTTCTAGACCTTAGTTGAAGTCTAATGACATGTTCAATGTCTGTATCTCATCAGCCTGTACCCAACCGAAACTGGCTGTGCCCCTTTTGTATGCGAAGGGTGACATTAAAATCCTGTCAACAGTAGCTGAGATGTTGGAACCAGCAGAATTCTGCAAAGACAAGCTCTTTTGGCAGACTACCATCCATCACTCTTCTATTCTAATCTTTTCTAGAATAGTCTGCTGCTTCTTATCACTACTGTGAAAACCTGGAGTACTTACATTTGAACATCTTTATAAAATGTAGGTTTAACAAAGGCTAGCGAACTggggaatcaggtttgtacagCGAATAACTGAATTGGATTGGTTGTTTGTGTAGGAAACTGTCATTCTTTAATGGAGCTGTAGCCTGGGGAGAAAGTACATCTGGTTATGTGGCACTAATTGagtacatttataaaaaacCTCCAATAAAAGTTTGcggtttatgtttatttatcaaaaataCTGACTTTAACAGAAATTCATTCAAATTAAGGTTTTACAAGTATGTTGCAATGAGTGCACAGCCTGGACAAGAGACCACACACACCTAAAAGGAGCTGTAGGGAATCCCAGCCACAGGAAGGTGAAAAATAAATTTGCAAGACAGTTAAAACTAATTGCTCCTGGGCCAGTGCTGTAAAAGGAGAATGAGTACTCAGTCAACTGACCTGGTGACATTTAGTTAAAAAAGATCTATGTAAAACCGAGCCAAAATGAAGTGACCGACGTGTTTGGTAATACTTCCAGATTGTTGTAAGACACAGAGTAACCTGGGGTTTTacacaataaagaaaaatgtaatcgCTCATTTCAAATTTGCTCAAAGTcagcaagttttttttttatgagctgCCATTTTACTGAGCTTTACTTGCTGACATTTCGATTTTGTAACTGTTTAGTAAAATTTGATGAACAATATTCGttattgtgtcaatgttttACCCAGCACTGTAGAGCTTATTTTTAGAACATGTgattaattgtcattttaacATTAGTCTTTCAGAGTTAGAGTACATTAACTGGTTACCTCAGACAGTCCTGAAAGAACTGAGTCATGAAGTCTCTGTGAGCAGTAGGAATGAGAACAACTTTTGCACTAACAGGCCTCAGTTGCCATGCCAAGTCCAGCCTATTTTTACAGTATCCAGTCTAAAACTCTTAAATAAAAGGCCAAACCCCAGCCATCAATATGAATTCCTGGGAGTCACAGAGCGTCCTGGAAGGAGATAAGGACACCCAGCaggagggtggggtgggggcttTGAGGTTCTGTTCCCCACAGGGGGGAGGACAAGTTTTCAGCGGCTAGATGGACAGAGGAAGGAAGACCcagcagagaggggagagagagtacACCCTGGGCAGGAATGCACAGGCCGTAGATTAGGAGATATTGCCGTCGCAACAGCAGGAGATCAATGATGTGAATCGGATGATAAGATGAGTGTTGTGGGACCTTACAGCTAGTGCTACGGACCACAGATCAAAGACTGTAACGTTTCAGTTTCATCGATGGTGAAAATGTCGGCCGGCGCCTCAGGAACCGGACTGAGAGGCCCCTCTAGCTGTGTCACCAACAGAGCATTCACCCACCCGGTCTCAGCGGACAGTGGGCTGTCGGCCCGGGATGAGAGACAGGGTTGGTAGCGACAGCCCTGACAGATGTGATAAGAACATCGGGCTAATCATCAGGGTGGCCTGGTGGATACTCGCCAGTTTTGTACGCTGTTAACCTGTTTGGTGGCTCTTTTTAAATGGGTGCCAAGTAGGTTCAATTGCCAATTTGAACCAAAACCACAGCATTTTAGAATAAAACCAGTTCTTCACAGTGTGCCCTGGGTCAATTATCTCCTAATAACTTGCGGTGTGGATTTATATATGATCTTTTCTCAGCTGTAAGTAGGCAGACATTAAGATTACAATAATGTTGTCATCTCTTTGGAAAAGCTGTTAAGAACAAAGAATACAAGGTAATTGATACTGACCTTTAACTCACTAAACTAAGTCTGGGACAAACAGGAACATTTTGGTTGCACCATCTGAACAAACACACTAACCTCACTTGATTTTTAGGGGCAGTGATCCACTGGAACAAGACAACCTACACACAGCTCacacaaaccaaacaaacagTTCTCTCTTCACTTAGGTGAGGCTCAGAAAACCTCACTTTGTTTTCTTACCAGAGAGGTTCCCAGCACTGTGCCACATCCAGCAGCACAGGAAAAATAGATGAGTGAAATAATCATTTTTAATTTCATACCCTGTAAAGCCGCTAGTAACCTTTTTCAACTCAGCCCATTTCATAACCTGTCTTAAACCTGGTTTTGTGTGAAGTTTAACAATTCCTCTTAAAAAATACTGTACAAGATTTTCAAAAGACAACCATAAAAACGAGACATGTGAACTCACTTTCCCTTTGCAAAATGTTCCactggaggaaaaaaaaacaacatttaatggTCAAGGTAGGAAACACTTAAATGAGATTtcttaaaagaaaatacaaatcacATTAACAATACAATAGTGCAAACACGGGCAGTGCAGAATCCCTCTAACTGATTACATTAAACAGGTAGATATTAGCGGTCGTATATCTGAGGTAGATATTAGTGGTTGTATATCTGAGGTAGATTTAATTTGTTGGTCATTTTTTAAGTTTACAATTTGGTCTTCTGTAAACATGTACTACGGTCCCCTGTCAATCCAAGATGACAGGTTTCTATAGTGGACAACACTGGCTTCCATGAGATACTTGTCCCTGCATTGCACTTAAAATACTTTTGGTGCTGGTTTGTAGTGTCACAGTCAATAGTGGGGATACCGGCTGAGAGGGGCTCCTCCCTGCAGGCTATACTGAGCAGCGGCAGGCTGGTGGGAAGACTGACCAGCCGGACCGAGAGCGTCAAACACACTCTTATTGGGCGGCACCGACTGAAGCATACTGTCCAGGTCCATGATGAGGGGAGGACGCCCGCTGGACAAGAGGGGCCAGTAGGCGTGGCCTACAAAATGGCCGGTGGTCACTGGGGCCCCCCCGTAGCCATACAGAGGCATGCCCAGTGGCATCAGGGGGCCTCCGTTGAAACGCATGCTGGGCGGAGCCACGGCGTTGGGCGGTGTGTACTTGGCGTACGAGGTGGGCAGCTCCCAGGGAGGGGCGGGGCCTCGGCGGGCAGCCTTGTGTGCAGGGGGCCGGCAGTCGTCATACCCGTCCGATCCAGCCTCGCCCTCAGGCTTGCCGCCATGGGACACGCCCCTCCAGTCCTCGTCCGACGAGGAGGAGGCGGGGCTGACGGAGCTGGCCGAGGCACTGCGGGCGGAGGAGGTGTAGCGGGGGCGCGGAGGAGGCGAGGGGCGTACGTGGGGCTCCGCCCCCCAGCAGTCCCTGCCCCCGTCGGCCTCCCCTGAAGCGCTGGCCGGTCTCAAGCTGTGCAGGAGGGAGTCGATGGCGAAGGAGGAGTCCAGCTTGGGCCGGTAGAGGTCCTCCTGGGGGTGGGGGAGTTGTCTGGTGGGAATGCGGGGTAGGGGGGGGCCTCGGGGTTGATTAGCAACAGGCGGGGGCGCGGCCGGGGGAGCGACTGGGGGCTCTGCctcaggcctatgatggtgcCCGTGCAGGATGTAAGGGGCGAGGTCCTGGGCAAAGATGGTCTCATCCTGGCGCGATACGGCAGTGTTCTGCCTCTTGAGGAGCTCCAGGGGCACACGACTCACCTCCACCGCCCAGAAGTTCCCTTTCCCCTGCGGCTTCCCAGGGTCCTTCAGAACCTAGAGAGGTAGACAGCGATGAGATCCAGAGTACAGTGAAAGCCAGTCAGCTTGTTTGGATTCCAGAATCAGAACCATGCGTGTCTCTCCGCTGAGTGCCAGATTGCAGACAACCCCTGATGAGATACACACCTTAACAAAGCAGTCATAGGATGAGAGGTTGTGTCTCACAGAGTCCCGCCAGCCTTTGTAGTTCCCCTTAAAAAAAGGGAAAAGTGTACTGATCTCCTTCAGGATCTGAGGACAGAGGGGAGAATTCAACCTATATTGATGAGTGTCTGCATTTAATAACATGATAAATACTTATCCTaagaaatacacatttaaacCATTGTTGAacaaattatttacataatgcTTACTAGTCCTTTGCTGAGAATAAAAAATACCTAAGCAGCACTGTAGAGCTAACAGTTTGAGACAGCAATCATTGGCTATACTTCTTATCAACCCAAGTCATTCCAGCTAATCCATCTGTGTCATGTTTCACTGTATGCTGCTatccttaaaaaaacaaacccaAGAAATGCATGGCAGTCGCTGAAGTGTCGCCAAGAGGTTACTATACTCTGCTTAGTGTTAAATGGTTGTCCTGTTCTGTATGTTTAATACAATCGAACTGAATATCCCATTATACTGCTGTTTTAACTTAAGCGTTAACTGAACATTAACTGAACAAAGTAATAAAACTGCTAACTAAAACGTAAGCTTAAATTCTGCTGAATCAAATAGTACATTAAAATGAACATGCCCAATATCTCAAATAGTTTGAAAGACGTAATTTTGCCCAAACAACTCGCATGTCCACAAAACAATAATCACTCACCTCAGACAACGTAAGTTTCTTCTCTGGAGAGTTTTGGATGACCATGGCGATCATTGCGAGGTAAGAGTACGGTGGTTTAGGGTAGCGCtgatagttttttttccttccaCCATTGGTATTTTTCTCCTGGTCCCAAGATTCATCCTTGATCACACCATCTTTGTTCAACCGGGGCGGTGGAGGGTAGGATGACCCGGGCGGTCCGTGGTGGTCGGGAGGCATCGCTTTATCCATGGGCGCTGTGGCCCTGCTGAGCTGGGATGGTGCAGGCTTTTCCAGCCGCCGAGGCTGTTGGACTGGTACTTGAGTCGAGTAGTAAAGCCAGTGTTGGACTGGAGATCTCCGCGCTGTGTTGCTCTGAGGGTAGCCCTGGAAGTCAAGTTGATGGTCTTGGTGGCTTCCCAGGTTGGGAGAGCGCAGGTAGGAGAGAGCGGGTGGTGTCCGCAGGCACTGACCCCCCCAGTGCTTTGTCATGCTGATCAACCAGGGGGCAAATCGGGCTTGCACTGTCCGGCAGtagaaggagggggagggagtcGGTCCTTAACCTCTGGCAGACTGCTGGCTCCAGGTCGCCTCTATTTGAAGAGCAAACAATTAACAGTTTCATGTAAATCCCGCTGCGTAATCGAGGAGAGAATTGAGCGCTATCTTCGGGCAGAATGACTGGTCGCCCCGGGGGGTTGGGGGTTCAGTGTTTGTTAAAGACAGTAAACCTGTAAATAAACCCTGGCACAAATATCAACATGCCATTTAATTCAAACACAGCGTTCGTTTTGAAACTGGCTGTACAAAACTTTTAGGCGTCAGCTGCGTCTGGGAGAGCGCTTCTTAGAGGCGAATACTCTAGAAATGCTGACGTTATAGTACACTAGAAATGTGAATCAATTGAATTGAATCATTCGTCAAAACGTTTAAAAGATGTTCGAGTCACAGTGAGAAAGGCGCCCGATATACACACCCATATAATTATATTCATTGTTGGAACTTTGTGTTGTTACCCTGTCACTGGTAGGCATATCAGCTAATTTAGGTGGGAGACATTCTCCAGATAAAGTAGAATATCAGGGTGGGGGATGGAATGAGAGTGGACCAGAAAGCAgagagggaaaaataaaacCAGAGATATTTAGGGCGAAGCTTCCGCTCAATCAACAACTTATGGCAAGCAATAGGACAGCTAATAAACAAACGTTGAGAGATTAACACCCTGGGTGCACTGAACAGATACACAGAGAAGATATTGAGATAATGGAAACTCAAATGTGACAACCCAATTTAGGAGACGATTGCTGATTTGCTCATTGTGACAAATTGTAAACATTAGCTAATATATCTTGTTTGGCTACATTAACCGCATGCACGATGACAGGTCAAAAAGATGCCGAGCATATTTATTAGGAGAATGTAATTAAACAATAACGTAAGATGTGTTATATGGTCAACATATACCACAAACGCCCGAATACTAACGCATATTCAGCATTTgaaccacccggtttataataCACATTATATTATAGGCTGTGCCTAATAGCATTGTTAATATATGGCATAATATTGTAGGCTAATGGtcggaaaaaacaaacatgaaaatatgCAGCTTGCAAGGTATTACTAATTAGAATCGATGTTCGTATTCGACAGTATTTTAAGTTACTTCGTTTCAATAGGTTCCTCAAACACTCAAGGTTGGTACAGGAGCGCACCAGTTGGGGGTGTATTTGCTCACAGTATGAATCCCTTTGC
The Esox lucius isolate fEsoLuc1 chromosome 21, fEsoLuc1.pri, whole genome shotgun sequence DNA segment above includes these coding regions:
- the oplah gene encoding 5-oxoprolinase, encoding MAKGKFDFAIDRGGTFTDVFARLPDGREKVLKLLSHDPQNYQDAPTEGIRRVLEEETGLAFPREQPVDTSLIGWIRMGTTVATNALLERRGERTALLVTKGFKDLLHIGTQARPKLFDLEVAVPEVLYEEVIEVDERVVLRQDGCQLPRKEPKRIVTGSTGDSLEVWREVDMQRVEEDLRGVLSRGITSLAVLLLHSYTWSDHEKAVGSLARKLGFTQVSLSSEVMPMVRVVPRGYTVCADAYLTPKIRQYLEGFTSGFRDGLKDVSVLFMQSDGGLTPMEQFCGSRAVLSGPAGGVVGYAVTSYDPAQKKPVIGFDMGGTSTDVSRYAGQFEHVFEAATAGVTLQAPQLDINTVAAGGGSRLFFRSGMFVVGPESAGAHPGPACYRKGGPLTVTDANLALGRLLPAFFPRIFGPGEDQPLSSDDTMKCFRQLTQEINDFHSTTDGSRDLADGSEPEMSVEEVAMGFIRVANEAMCRPIRALTQAKGHDTSQHVLACFGGAGGQHACAIARALGMKTVFIHKYSGVLSAYGLALADVVEEVQEPCSLQYCPGSFSELDRRVEQLTQRCTETLRGRGFSGAQITTEVFLHLRYQKTDCALMVTAAGYPGNSQSCRSGDFCSAFTERYRKEFGFTISDRPIMVDDIRVRGSGKSGIKSVTHTKRGLDVPKATTTTKCYFEDGYLETSVYLCEDLPCDHSISGPAIIIDKNSTILVEPSCVAQLTEGGDVCISVGSDPYCLLGTELNTVQLSIFSHRFMSIAEQMGRVLQRTSISTNIKERLDFSCAVFGPDGGLVSNAPHIPVHLGAMQETVQYQIKSIGSTIEEGDVILSNHPCAGGSHLPDLTVITPVFRRGVSGPVFFVASRGHHADIGGITPGSMPPHSTSLQQEGAVFTSFKLVTAGVFQEEAVTEALMAPAQYPDCSGTRNLHDNLSDLRAQVAANQRGSALVGELIDSYGLAVVQAYMGHIQSNAELAVRDMLKDFARRRRQKTGSLDVEAEDFMDDGTPIRLRVQVNEKEGSAVFDFTGTGTEVWGNCNAPRAITFSALIYCLRCMVGQDIPLNQGCLAPIRVIIPDGSILQPSQDAAVVGGNVLTSQRVVDVIFRAFEVCAASQGCMNNVTFGSEGSGYYETVAGGAGAGPEWNGRSGVHSHMTNTRITDPEILEKRYPVVLEQFSLRPNSGGAGKHRGGDGVIRKLLFRNKVVLSILTERRSTRPYGLHGGESGASGLNLLHRADGRVLNLGAKTTVNLEPGDVFCLYTPGGGGYGEKDERAAGNGAPVKKRRRFSETFSERGSVFEYRMAQEGV
- the foxh1 gene encoding forkhead box protein H1, giving the protein MTKHWGGQCLRTPPALSYLRSPNLGSHQDHQLDFQGYPQSNTARRSPVQHWLYYSTQVPVQQPRRLEKPAPSQLSRATAPMDKAMPPDHHGPPGSSYPPPPRLNKDGVIKDESWDQEKNTNGGRKKNYQRYPKPPYSYLAMIAMVIQNSPEKKLTLSEILKEISTLFPFFKGNYKGWRDSVRHNLSSYDCFVKVLKDPGKPQGKGNFWAVEVSRVPLELLKRQNTAVSRQDETIFAQDLAPYILHGHHHRPEAEPPVAPPAAPPPVANQPRGPPLPRIPTRQLPHPQEDLYRPKLDSSFAIDSLLHSLRPASASGEADGGRDCWGAEPHVRPSPPPRPRYTSSARSASASSVSPASSSSDEDWRGVSHGGKPEGEAGSDGYDDCRPPAHKAARRGPAPPWELPTSYAKYTPPNAVAPPSMRFNGGPLMPLGMPLYGYGGAPVTTGHFVGHAYWPLLSSGRPPLIMDLDSMLQSVPPNKSVFDALGPAGQSSHQPAAAQYSLQGGAPLSRYPHY